A single region of the Neodiprion pinetum isolate iyNeoPine1 chromosome 5, iyNeoPine1.2, whole genome shotgun sequence genome encodes:
- the LOC124219765 gene encoding protein dimmed, giving the protein MKSGLKNEDSLGEDWSSTKTNGGKMIRRTTRRTERLNFKSSRASRTRTPREKTLRRLESNERERMRMHSLNDAFQSLREVIPHVSKERRLSKIETLTLAKNYIVALTDVICAMRNDEQSADQETPEGPQEGVSNQTRTTVRININTPSSSRSSSPDMQSFYESNDDKLPWEANSDGCHTF; this is encoded by the exons ATGAAGTCTGGACTTAAAAATGAAGATAGTTTGGGAGAAGATTGGTCCTCAACTAAGACAAACGGGGGTAAAATGATACGAAGAACGACAAGGAGAACAGAAAGgctaaatttcaaatcatcaAGGGCTTCCCGAACGAGAACACCAAGAGAAAAAACACTTAGAAGATTGGAGAGtaatgaaagagaaagaatGAGGATGCACAGTTTGAATGACGCGTTTCAG TCTTTGAGAGAGGTGATACCGCATGTCAGTAAAGAAAGACGTTTATCCAAGATAGAGACACTTACTTTGGCCAAAAACTACATAGTGGCTCTGACTGATGTGATTTGCGCTATGAGAAACGACGAGCAGTCAGCAGATCAAGAAACACCAGAGGGTCCTCAGGAAGGAGTGTCGAACCAAACGAGAACAACGGTTCGCATAAACATCAACACGCCAAGCTCTTCGAGATCTTCAAGCCCTGATATGCAGAGTTTTTACGAAAGCAATGACGATAAGCTACCATGGGAAGCAAACTCGGACGGTTGTCACACATTTTGA
- the LOC124219760 gene encoding DNA polymerase delta subunit 2 gives MMVHATDSSDSAILLSKPSDEKPVVFERTIVEYEDLSERFKHGSKDFSRQFFHVYSIRLRALTEPLAERAKAKWGNVTIYKLADLEDAQGKRAVVIGTLYKHQELKPSILRELSEEQQLAPPTPRINYCSNKDQLFLEDEMLRIKIVGNHVNIKDMVTGIVCAVIGKENEDGTFDVEDWCFPGCVPRPAISASQNAGKLLLISGLDLANRVESMSLNLLTEWIDGMIGDPAIQREEASIVRVIIAGNSIRGSAEIHTSKGHSGGKAQDSAAAKETAFAAQRFDMFLSRIVESCCVTLMPGQFDPTNHMIPQQPLHPCILPKSARFKSLQGVTNPWVGRLGSRIVSGTSGQPIEDIMKVCDVSNVSPLVWLERTLSWRHYCPTAPDTLSSYPYYEKDPFIIEECPDIYFAGNMEKYESSLWKGEDGQTVRLICVPRFCDSGTAVLVDLDTLDAQAISFGSS, from the exons ATGATGGTTCACGCAACGGATTCCAGTGATTCTGCAATTCTGCTGTCAAAGCCCAGCGATGAGAAACCCGTCGTCTTCGAAAGAACAATCGTCGAGTACGAAGACCTGTCCGAAAGATTCAAACACGGGTCAAAAGATTTCAGCAGACAATTTTTCCACGTTTATTCTATCAGACTCAGAGCTCTGACGGAACCGCTCGCTGAAAGAGCTAAGGCGAAGTGGG GAAATGTCACGATCTACAAGCTCGCCGACCTGGAGGATGCTCAGGGTAAACGAGCCGTTGTAATCGGAACACTCTACAAGCACCAGGAACTAAAACCGTCAATACTACGTGAGCTCAGCGAAGAACAGCAGCTGGCACCCCCGACACCCAGAATCAATTACTGTTCTAACAAAGACCAATTGTTTTTGGAGGATGAAATGCTAAGGATAAAAATTGTCGGGAATCACGTCAACATAAAGGATATGGTTACTGGAATTGTCTGTGCTGTTATAGGCAAAGAAAATGAAGACGGCACCTTTGAT GTAGAAGATTGGTGTTTTCCTGGCTGTGTGCCTAGACCAGCCATCTCAGCTTCACAAAATGCtggcaaattattattaatttcgggATTGGATCTGGCAAACAGAGTAGAAAGTATGTCGCTAAACCTTTTGACCGAGTGGATAGATGGAATGATAGGGGATCCTGCCATTCAAAGAGAGGAAGCCTCAATTGTCAGAGTAATCATAGCCG GAAACAGTATCAGAGGCAGTGCTGAGATACACACGAGCAAAGGACATTCGGGTGGTAAAGCGCAGGATTCGGCAGCAGCTAAAGAAACGGCATTTGCTGCACAAAGATTCGATATGTTTCTGAGCCGAATTGTCGAATCCTGCTGTGTCACTCTAATGCCAGGCCAATTTGATCCGACCAATCATATGATACCTCAGCAACCGTTGCATCCATGCATTCTACCAAAGTCAGCCAG ATTCAAAAGCCTGCAAGGGGTGACGAATCCATGGGTCGGTAGACTCGGCTCTCGCATTGTGAGCGGCACAAGTGGACAGCCTATTGAAGATATAATGAAAGTGTGCGACGTATCCAATGTCTCGCCGCTTGTTTGGTTAGAGCGAACCTTGAGTTGGAGACATTATTGCCCCACGGCACCGGACACTCTATCGTCTTATCCGTATTATGAAAAAGACCCTTTCATTATAGAGGAATGCCCGGATATATATTTCGCTGGAAATATGGAAAAGTACGAGAGCAGTCTGTGGAAAG GTGAGGATGGACAGACAGTAAGATTAATTTGCGTACCTCGATTCTGTGATTCTGGTACTGCGGTTCTAGTTGATCTTGACACGTTGGATGCTCAAGCTATATCATTTGGCTCAAGCTGA
- the LOC124219761 gene encoding tubulin alpha-1 chain, producing the protein MRECISIHVGQAGVQIGNACWELYCLEHGIQPDGQMPSDKTIGGGDDSFNTFFSETGAGKHVPRAVFIDLEPTVVDEVRTGTYRQLFHPEQLITGKEDAANNYARGHYTIGKEIVDLVLDRVRKLADQCTGLQGFLIFHSFGGGTGSGFTSLLMERLSVDYGKKSKLEFAIYPAPQVSTAVVEPYNSILTTHTTLEHSDCAFMVDNEAIYDICRRNLDIERPTYTNLNRLIGQIVSSITASLRFDGALNVDLTEFQTNLVPYPRIHFPLVTYAPVISAEKAYHEQLSVGEITNACFEPANQMVKCDPRHGKYMACCMLYRGDVVPKDVNAAIATIKTKRTIQFVDWCPTGFKVGINYQPPTVVPGGDLAKVQRAVCMLSNTTAIAEAWARLDHKFDLMYAKRAFVHWYVGEGMEEGEFSEAREDLAALEKDYEEVGMDSAEGEGEGAEEY; encoded by the exons CGTGAGTGCATCTCAATCCATGTTGGACAAGCTGGTGTCCAGATTGGTAATGCCTGCTGGGAACTCTACTGCCTTGAGCATGGAATTCAGCCCGATGGACAGATGCCATCTGACAAAACGATCGGTGGGGGAGACGACAGCTTTAATACCTTCTTCAGCGAAACTGGAGCTGGAAAACATGTTCCTCGAGCTGTGTTCATTGATTTGGAACCAACGGTTGTTG ATGAAGTCAGGACTGGAACTTACCGCCAGCTTTTCCACCCTGAGCAGTTGATCACTGGCAAAGAGGATGCCGCGAATAACTATGCCCGTGGTCACTACACTATCGGAAAAGAAATTGTCGACCTAGTGTTGGACCGTGTCCGAAAATTGGCCGACCAGTGCACTGGTCTTCAAGGATTCCTGATCTTCCATTCTTTCGGAGGAGGCACTGGATCTGGCTTCACATCTCTGCTTATGGAACGTCTCTCTGTTGACTATGGAAAGAAATCGAAGCTGGAATTCGCAATTTACCCAGCACCCCAGGTTTCCACCGCCGTTGTCGAGCCGTACAACTCGATTCTGACAACCCATACAACCCTCGAGCACTCCGATTGCGCCTTCATGGTCGACAACGAGGCCATTTATGATATCTGCCGCCGAAATCTGGACATTGAGAGGCCAACATACACAAACCTGAACAGACTCATCGGCCAGATTGTATCCTCTATCACCGCCTCCCTAAGATTCGACGGTGCTCTAAACGTCGACCTTACTGAGTTCCAGACCAACTTGGTGCCCTACCCTCGTATCCACTTCCCACTGGTCACTTACGCACCCGTCATCTCTGCAGAGAAGGCGTACCACGAGCAGCTGTCTGTCGGAGAAATCACCAACGCTTGTTTCGAGCCAGCTAACCAGATGGTCAAGTGTGACCCCCGTCATGGCAAATACATGGCTTGTTGCATGCTGTACAGAGGCGATGTAGTCCCGAAAGACGTTAACGCGGCTATTGCCACCATTAAGACCAAGCGCACGATTCAGTTCGTCGACTGGTGTCCCACCGGTTTCAAGGTCGGCATCAACTACCAGCCCCCAACCGTCGTTCCGGGTGGTGACTTGGCCAAGGTGCAACGTGCAGTCTGCATGTTGTCCAACACCACGGCTATCGCTGAGGCCTGGGCTCGGCTTGACCACAAGTTTGACCTGATGTACGCCAAGCGTGCCTTTGTTCACTGGTATGTGGGTGAGGGTATGGAGGAAGGCGAGTTTTCCGAGGCACGTGAGGACCTCGCTGCTCTTGAAAAAGACTACGAAGAGGTTGGCATGGATTCTGCTGAGGGGGAGGGCGAAGGAGCAGAAGAATACTAA
- the LOC124219758 gene encoding 3'-5' RNA helicase YTHDC2 encodes MPRRKQQKKPAIGEDTRIAVNLTIRKLLAAPEQKELEFPSSYTAEERAYIHDLAREHGLKSKSRGKGTNRFLTVYKREGSTIVQADAIIKLQKSSRQGIYNLIQKFPLSNKERQDLLPPTERERIINTEVNTNTKAMGRLNGGIPQVPQLKTNMDVLPFRECLPVYNMREEIMQVLPSSQVIIIAGETGSGKTTQVPQFILDYCQQRNQTCRIICTQPRRLSAVSVAERVAFERDEKIGQTFGYQIRLESRVSPKTLLTYCTNGVLLRTLMGGDSALATITHIIVDEIHERDRFCDFLLIALKDALVKFRSLKVVLMSATMDTSIFLKYFNHCSVINVPGRLYDVEVLYLEDILKVTNYMTKDMSAKKEKMVNKKDQKKVLESWTQYKPVNSTINYISERNLIPAPILGQQNQPVPERVELEPRLVDKMDRSISEAWLCGGEDNFTQLLYFIQSENVSVDYQHSKTSVTPLMVAAGRGCIDTTERLLNLGANLNIRSVNEWTALDWARKMNQVECAELIEAYMKTYDCETAYEDVPLDKNIPISEEDKMLLDVYHHTFNDENVDYDLMFSLILHIHTKMPYGSILVFLPGYDDIVTMRERINAEEKRMSERFRYNLFVLHSNMQTCDQKRVFRPSPQGTRKIILSTNIAETSITIDDVVYVIDSGKVKEKSFDAMSGVCTLRSNWISQACAKQRKGRAGRCQNGICFRLFSSVRFNSMQPYQTPEILRLPLQELCLYTKHLAPGNTPIAEFLDRALEPPSNAVTRNAVQLLKTIDALDPWEDLTELGSHLLDLPVEPRLGKMLLYAVVLKCLDPILTIVCSLAYKDPFLLPSQPSQKRAATLSRKDFSAGTYSDHMAVLRAFQSWQTARANGRERLFCEKNFISAATMEMVVGMRTQLLGQLRASGFVRARGSGDIRDLNSNSENWAVVKAALTAGLYPNLIRVDREHSQLRTQKEVKVVFHPSSTLRDNPKSPRTTSAQTHSANVNALPCDWLLYEEMSRSGRFCHVKTVTLVNPITVALFSGPARLPMDVIYEAETIPESESDSEADEAQEGTTILKLDDWVVFKLDPEAAQLILHLRQKWNALFLRRMKTPSKPMSQLDEQVVRTLVSVITNEEQACGLHQPSGIGQRPRPLIVDYYPASARRPDDYEERNF; translated from the exons ATGCCAAGACGAAAGCAACAGAAGAAACCAGCGATTGGTGAGGACACCAGAATCGCAGTGAATTTAACAATCAGAAAGCTTCTGGCTGCTCCGGAACAAAAAGAATTAGAGTTTCCGTCTTCTTATACGGCTGAGGAAAGAGCTTATATCCATGATCTTGCCAGAGAACATGGACTCAAGTCGAAAAGTCGCGG GAAAGGAACCAACAGATTTTTAACTGTTTACAAGCGGGAAGGATCAACTATTGTTCAAGCAGATGCCATAATAAAGCTACAAAAGTCCTCACGACAAGggatttataatttaatacagAAATTTCCCTTGAGCAATAAGGAGAGACAGGATTTACTCCCACCCACAGAGAGGGAACGCATTATTAACACAGAAG TCAACACGAATACGAAAGCAATGGGCCGTTTGAATGGCGGAATACCGCAGGTACCACAGCTTAAGACAAATATGGATGTTTTACCATTTCGCGAATGTCTACCAGTCTATAATATGAGAGAGGAGATAATGCAGGTTCTACCATCGAGCCAAGTAATTATAATAGCAGGAGAGACGGGAAGCGGAAAAACAACCCAAGTTCCTCAGTTCATCTTAGACTACTGTCAGCAGAGGAATCAAACATGCAGAATAATATGCACTCAGCCTAGAAGACTGTCAGCAGTCTCGGTAGCAGAGAGAGTAGCTTTtgaaagagatgaaaaaattgggcaAACATTTGGGTATCAAATAAGGCTGGAGAGCAGAGTATCTCCGAAAACGTTGCTCACTTATTGCACCAACGGTGTTCTGCTCAGAACATTAATGGGTGGTGATTCGGCGTTGGCTACAATAACGCATATAATCGTAGATGAGATTCACGAGCGAGATAGAttttgtgattttcttttaatcgCACTAAAGGATGCCCTAGTTAAGTTTAGATCTCTAAAAGTTGTCCTGATGAGTGCCACTATGGATACAAGCATATTTCTGAAGTACTTCAACCACTGCTCAGTAATTAACGTCCCTGGTAGACTTTACGACGTCGAGGTATTGTATCTCGAAGATATTCTCAAAGTGACTAACTACATGACTAAGGATATGTCAGctaagaaggaaaaaatggtCAACAAAAAGGACCAGAAGAAGGTTCTAGAGTCTTGGACCCAATACAAGCCTGTAAACTCAACCATCAATTACATAtctgaaagaaatttaatacCAGCACCAATTCTGGGCCAGCAAAATCAACCCGTACCTGAAAGAGTTGAGCTTGAGCCAAGACTGGTAGATAAAATGGATCGGTCAATATCAGAAGCGTGGCTGTGTGGTGGCGAAGACAACTTCACACAGTTACTGTATTTCATACAGTCGGAAAATGTTTCTGTTGATTACCAGCACTCAAAGACGTCGGTAACACCACTGATGGTTGCAGCAGGAAGAGGGTGCATCGACACGACGGAGCGTCTCTTAAATCTTGGAGCAAATCTTAATATACGCTCGGTTAATGAATGGACGGCTTTGGACTGGGCAAGAAAAATGAACCAGGTTGAATGTGCCGAGCTTATAGAAGCCTATATGAAGACGTATGACTGTGAAACGGCGTACGAGGATGTTCCTCTTGATAAAAACATCCCCATTTCGGAAGAAGACAAAATGCTGCTCGACGTTTACCATCACACATTCAATGATGAGAATGTCGACTACGATTTGATGTTTTCTCTAATTCTTCACATACACACGAAGATGCCGTATGGATCAATTCTTGTTTTCTTACCTGGGTATGATGACATAGTGACTATGAGAGAGAGGATAAACGCCGAGGAGAAGAGGATGAGTGAAAGATTCCGCTACAATTTGTTTGTCCTGCACTCTAACATGCAGACTTGTGACCAGAAGCGAGTTTTCAGACCTAGTCCTCAGGGGACGCGGAAGATAATACTGTCCACTAACATAGCGGAGACTAGCATAACAATCGATGATGTTGTGTATGTCATTGACTCCGGGAAAGTGAAGGAGAAGTCTTTTGATGCTATGTCTGGAGTTTGCACACTCAGATCCAACTGGATATCGCAGGCATGTGCCAAGCAACGTAAAGGAAGGGCTGGCAGATGTCAGAATGGGATTTGCTTCCGTCTATTCTCTTCGGTCAGATTCAATTCCATGCAGCCTTACCAAACGCCGGAAATACTTAGGCTACCACTACAGGAATTATGCCTCTATACCAAACACTTGGCTCCTGGGAATACTCCAATAGCTGAATTCTTGGACAGAGCATTGGAACCGCCGTCTAACGCTGTTACCCGCAACGCTGTTCAACTCCTGAAGACTATAGATGCTCTAGATCCGTGGGAAGACCTGACAGAACTTGGAAGTCACCTCTTAGATCTACCTGTCGAACCTCGACTCGGCAAAATGCTTTTATACGCAGTTGTGCTGAAATGCCTTGATCCAATTCTCACCATCGTTTGCAGTCTTGCTTACAA GGATCCGTTTCTCTTGCCTTCGCAACCATCGCAAAAGCGCGCAGCCACTCTGTCTCGTAAggatttttcagcaggtacaTATTCAGACCACATGGCTGTTCTGCGAGCTTTTCAAAGCTGGCAAACAGCTAGAGCAAACGGTAGAGAGCGGCTCTTTtgtgaaaagaattttatcTCTGCTGCAACGATGGAAATGGTCGTTGGAATGCGCACTCAACTTCTTGGACAACTCAGAGCCTCTGGGTTTGTAAGAGCAAGAGGCTCTGGCGATATCCGCGACCTCAACTCGAACTCCGAGAATTGGGCCGTGGTGAAAGCAGCACTTACAGCTGGACTGTACCCAAATCTGATCAGGGTAGACAGAGAACATTCGCAGCTTCGAACACA AAAAGAAGTCAAGGTAGTCTTTCATCCTTCCTCCACGCTTCGAGATAACCCAAAATCACCTCGTACTACATCCGCACAGACCCACTCTGCTAATGTTAACGCTTTACCATGCGATTGGTTACTGTATGAAGAAATGAGCCGCTCCGGGCGTTTCTGTCACGTCAAAACAGTTACCCTCGTCAATCCTATCACAGTTGCGTTATTTAGTGGACCAGCACGGTTACCAATGGACGTAATTTACGAGGCCGAAA CTATTCCTGAGAGTGAGTCGGACTCTGAGGCAGATGAGGCACAAGAGGGAacaacaattttgaaattggacGACTGGGTAGTATTCAAATTGGACCCTGAAGCAGCTCAACTTATTTTACACCTGCGACAGAAGTGGAACGCTCTGTTCCTTAGACGAATGAAAACTCCAAGCAAACCTATGTCGCAACTCGATGAACAAGTAGTCAGAACTCTAGTTTCTGTTATTACTAATGAAGAACAAGCTTGTGGTCTTCATCAACCATCTGGAATTGGGCAAAGACCACGTCCCTTGATCGTTGACTATTATCCAGCCAGCGCTAGGCGACCAGATGATTATGAAGAG AGAAATTTCTAG
- the Dph1 gene encoding 2-(3-amino-3-carboxypropyl)histidine synthase subunit 1, with amino-acid sequence MSEQGESTVVVVKAKPVRRVYKAPVRVNKIPPEQLNDPLLNAAIAVLPTNYNFEIHKTIWRIKELKSQRVALQMPEGLLIFATTISDIIEEFTCAETVIMGDVTYGACCIDDYTAKALGVDLLVHYGHSCLIPVDKTVGIKVLYIFVDIKIDAMHCIKSLQANLLVTTKIALVSTIQFASTLQAVAIEMRKAGYEVTVPQSRPLSPGEVLGCTAPQIRCADAVIYLGDGRFHLEAAMIANPKLRAYRYDPYDKSLTEEFYDHERMRSNRRTAIETSKSAEKFGLILGTLGRQGNPDVLKTIEKRIKVLKKEAVIILLSEIFPDKLKLFDDIDAFIQVACPRLSIDWGTAFEKPLLTPYEGSVSLKLAELDNDRPYPMDFYASASLGPWTPNHKPADLEKQTDACCGKCKEVK; translated from the exons ATGAGTGAGCAAGGTGAATCCACAGTTGTTGTGGTGAAGGCAAAGCCAGTAAGAAGGGTTTATAAGGCCCCGGTGAGGGTAAATAAAATACCCCCTGAGCAGTTAAACGACCCGTTGCTAAATGCCGCCATTGCAGTTTTGCCGACAAATTATAACTTTGAAATTCACAAAACAATATGGAGAATAAAAGAACTCAAGTCACAAAGAGTAGCTCTTCAAATGCCTGAAGGTCTCCTTATTTTTGCGACCACCATTTCTGACATTATAGAAGAATTCACTTGCGCTGAAACTGTCATTATGGGAGACGTTACTTATG GTGCTTGCTGCATTGACGATTATACGGCAAAGGCTCTCGGGGTCGATCTGCTTGTCCATTATGGTCATTCCTGCCTAATACCAGTTGACAAAACAGTGGGAATCAAAGTCCTGTATATATttgttgatataaaaatcgaTGCAATGCATTGCATAAAGTCTTTGCAGGCAAACTTGTTGGTAACAACGAAAATAGCATTAGTCAGCACTATTCAATTTGCCTCAACGCTCCAGGCTGTCGCTATCGAGATGAGAAAAGCTGGATATGAAGTTACCGTACCACAAAGCAGACCTCTTAGCCCTGGCGAA GTGCTCGGGTGTACGGCGCCTCAGATTCGCTGCGCAGATGCGGTCATATACTTGGGAGACGGTCGTTTTCATTTGGAGGCAGCAATGATTGCGAACCCCAAATTGCGGGCCTATCGTTACGATCCTTACGACAAGAGTTTAACTGAGGAATTCTATGACCATGAAAGAATGCGAAGTAATAGACGAACCGCGATTGAAACTTCTAAAAGTGCGGAGAAATTTGGACTTATACTAGGCACCTTGGGTCGACAGGGAAATCCCGATGTATTAAAGACTATTGAGAAACGGATCAAAGTATTGAAGAAAGAAGCcgttattattcttctttcagaaatatttcctgATAAACTAAAGTTATTTGACGATATTGATGCATTTATACAG GTCGCATGTCCAAGGCTGAGCATAGATTGGGGTACAGCATTTGAAAAGCCTTTACTGACGCCCTACGAGGGTTCAGTTTCTCTGAAGCTAGCAGAGTTGGACAATGACAGACCATATCCTATGGACTTTTATGCTTCTGCAAGTTTAGGCCCGTGGACACCAAACCATAAACCTGCAGATTTGGAAAAACAGACCGATGCATGCTGTGGAAAGTGCAAGGAAGTCAAATAG